CAACCACCTGCTTCAGCGTCTGGAAGGTCAGCGGCGTATTTTCATTCGCCAGCTCTTTCCCTTCTCCTTTACGAACCACCTTCACCACCGGTTTGTTGGTGGCGGCATCAATCAGCTCACCTTCAAAGAACAGATGCGTGTCCATGGTGCGATGCCCGGTCGCCATCTGCGTGCCGGCCACGACCAGCGCAACAGGAACCACTTCGTAGAACTGCAGCCCCTCTTTCTGCGAGCTGACGCCGGTGATTGCGCCACGGAAGATCAGGCTGTGTTTACCCGGGGTGGTGACAATCTGTTTACGCTGGGCAACGGCCGCTTTCAGCTTGTCGTTGGTGTAATTGCGCAACTCATCAAGCGTGCGTTTACCAATCTGCGTAGTGGGTTTGGGTTCCGGATAATAGGTAATCGGCGTCCAGATAATGCTGTCGTAATTATCGGGGTTATACGACGGATCTACCCAACGCAGCGTGGGTTTCCCCGTCGCAGACGTTGTTTGTTGCAAGCCAGAGTAGTCTTTTA
This region of Enterobacter cancerogenus genomic DNA includes:
- a CDS encoding DUF3313 domain-containing protein, translated to MRTHSLFKVALLSGLLAMAGCASKVAAPDQFSGFLKDYSGLQQTTSATGKPTLRWVDPSYNPDNYDSIIWTPITYYPEPKPTTQIGKRTLDELRNYTNDKLKAAVAQRKQIVTTPGKHSLIFRGAITGVSSQKEGLQFYEVVPVALVVAGTQMATGHRTMDTHLFFEGELIDAATNKPVVKVVRKGEGKELANENTPLTFQTLKQVVDDMATDATMFDVNKTAK